The following are from one region of the Polyangiaceae bacterium genome:
- a CDS encoding serine/threonine protein kinase, with product MPTTPLTDPSWDQTEEGRAFLQQRVLVFARFGFALGFGYWLLRAVLVLSQKMGLILHPSMIAHLAGALSYLFLGLFMLRGKPSVSTIRTAEASALLANALAYEVMGYYIPVAAGNGQIMALALTLGFAARSIFVPSPARVTALLCGVAGLPLLLVVYYGSIKDPTVLKALQAAAGAYGPAPSLEKFAIGQVLAIGAWWIGTLALCTMSSKIVYGLRHEVQAARKLGQYTLERKLGEGGMGAVYRARHAMLRRPTAIKLLLPDRAGAANLKRFEREVQLTAELTHPNTITIFDYGRTPDGLLYYAMELLEGANLETIVKRTGPMPPSRVVHVLNQVAGSLAEAHDRNLIHRDVKPANILLCVRGGRPDVAKVVDFGLVKVLDKDDPSATRSDIVAGTPLFLAPESISNPEKVDARSDLYSLGCVAFFLLTGRQVFEGNTTVEICAHHLHTQPEPPSQFIKGIPEELDEVVMQLLEKEQSKRPSSAHVLLRRLDQAGLGRDWTFGMAQTWWDEHADEVLPGEAEAPSSSTHTIDIDMLARRNRTR from the coding sequence ATGCCGACGACGCCGCTGACGGATCCCTCCTGGGACCAGACCGAGGAAGGCCGCGCCTTCCTGCAGCAGCGCGTCTTGGTCTTTGCGCGGTTCGGTTTCGCCCTCGGCTTTGGCTATTGGCTCCTGCGAGCCGTTCTGGTGCTCAGCCAGAAGATGGGGCTCATCCTCCACCCGTCGATGATCGCGCACCTCGCCGGCGCGCTGTCTTACCTATTCCTTGGTCTCTTCATGCTGCGGGGCAAGCCCAGCGTGTCGACGATCCGCACCGCGGAGGCGTCGGCGTTGCTCGCCAATGCGCTGGCTTACGAGGTGATGGGTTACTACATCCCTGTTGCCGCGGGGAATGGACAGATCATGGCGCTGGCCTTGACCCTGGGTTTTGCGGCGCGCTCGATCTTCGTGCCTAGCCCCGCGCGCGTGACGGCGCTCTTGTGCGGCGTGGCAGGCTTGCCGCTCTTGCTTGTCGTCTACTACGGCTCGATCAAGGACCCGACGGTGCTCAAGGCGCTGCAGGCCGCCGCTGGCGCTTATGGTCCTGCTCCAAGCCTCGAGAAGTTCGCCATCGGACAAGTATTAGCGATTGGCGCCTGGTGGATTGGCACGCTCGCGCTGTGTACGATGTCCTCCAAGATCGTGTACGGGCTCCGCCACGAGGTGCAAGCCGCGCGGAAACTTGGACAGTACACCTTGGAGCGCAAGCTGGGTGAGGGCGGCATGGGCGCTGTCTATCGCGCGCGCCACGCGATGCTGCGGCGACCCACCGCCATCAAGCTCTTGCTGCCAGATCGCGCCGGGGCCGCGAACCTCAAGCGCTTCGAGCGTGAGGTGCAGCTGACCGCGGAGCTCACTCACCCCAACACGATCACGATCTTCGACTACGGGCGGACGCCAGACGGGTTGCTCTACTACGCGATGGAGCTCCTGGAGGGCGCGAACCTGGAGACGATCGTCAAGCGCACCGGGCCGATGCCGCCCTCGCGCGTCGTGCATGTGCTCAATCAGGTCGCCGGTTCGCTTGCAGAGGCCCACGACCGCAATTTGATTCACCGTGACGTCAAGCCGGCGAACATCCTGCTCTGTGTGCGCGGTGGGCGACCCGACGTGGCAAAGGTGGTCGACTTTGGCTTGGTGAAGGTGCTCGACAAGGACGACCCCAGCGCGACACGTAGCGACATCGTCGCCGGCACGCCGCTCTTCCTGGCGCCGGAGTCGATCAGCAATCCGGAGAAGGTCGACGCGCGCAGCGACCTGTATTCCCTAGGCTGTGTAGCGTTCTTCTTGCTGACGGGGCGCCAAGTCTTCGAGGGCAACACGACGGTGGAGATCTGCGCGCATCACCTGCACACGCAGCCGGAGCCGCCGAGCCAGTTCATCAAAGGTATCCCCGAGGAACTGGATGAGGTCGTGATGCAGCTCCTGGAGAAGGAACAGTCAAAGCGTCCGAGCTCCGCGCATGTACTACTGCGCCGCTTGGATCAGGCAGGGCTCGGCCGCGACTGGACCTTCGGGATGGCCCAGACCTGGTGGGACGAGCACGCCGATGAGGTGCTACCCGGAGAGGCCGAAGCGCCCTCGAGCAGCACTCACACCATCGACATCGACATGCTCGCGCGGCGCAATCGGACGCGGTGA
- a CDS encoding TerB family tellurite resistance protein — MDSKIARCLLISKVLVADGIMTENERAFLNHYMDKLGLDDAQREQVVSLEGWDEAEPIVKAMSDEEKHAVLDAASNAALADGNLSPLELGAVRRIAAALGLE; from the coding sequence ATGGACTCCAAGATCGCGCGCTGCCTGTTGATCTCCAAGGTGCTGGTTGCCGACGGCATCATGACCGAGAACGAGCGTGCGTTCCTGAACCACTACATGGACAAGCTCGGGCTCGACGACGCCCAGCGCGAGCAAGTGGTGTCCCTGGAAGGCTGGGACGAGGCGGAGCCCATCGTCAAAGCCATGAGCGACGAAGAGAAGCACGCAGTGCTCGACGCCGCGAGCAACGCCGCCCTGGCTGATGGCAACCTATCGCCGCTGGAGCTAGGCGCCGTGCGGCGCATCGCCGCCGCTTTGGGCCTGGAGTAG
- a CDS encoding SDR family oxidoreductase, producing the protein MYTLKDKVAIVTGASSGIGKAFYAAKYQLPAMLARGSGSSCSLIFTSTFVGYTVGMPGMASYAASKAGLIGLTQALAAEFGPSGIRVNALLPGGTDTPMGATVANTPEALAMVQSLHALKRIASPQGSLPVRASRARSAQSALYLALDAASFTTGTALLLDGGVSINRS; encoded by the coding sequence ATGTACACGCTAAAAGACAAAGTCGCGATCGTCACCGGGGCGAGCTCCGGTATCGGCAAGGCCTTCTACGCGGCCAAGTATCAGCTGCCAGCGATGCTCGCGCGCGGCTCAGGGAGTAGCTGCTCGCTGATCTTCACGTCGACGTTCGTCGGCTACACCGTAGGCATGCCGGGCATGGCGAGTTACGCCGCGAGCAAGGCCGGCCTCATCGGCTTGACTCAGGCGCTGGCGGCGGAGTTCGGCCCCAGTGGCATACGAGTGAACGCGTTGCTTCCTGGAGGAACCGATACACCCATGGGAGCAACGGTCGCCAATACACCGGAAGCGCTCGCGATGGTGCAGTCACTGCATGCGCTGAAACGCATCGCCTCCCCCCAAGGCTCCCTCCCTGTTCGCGCCTCCCGGGCGCGAAGTGCTCAGTCGGCTCTCTATCTGGCTTTGGATGCCGCGTCGTTCACGACCGGCACCGCGCTGTTGCTCGACGGTGGAGTGAGCATCAACCGCAGCTAG
- the nadA gene encoding quinolinate synthase NadA produces the protein MPSAATPESLAHLDLDAEIARLKKERNAVLLAHYYQDSEIQDFADFIGDSLQLAQAARDTEADVILFAGVHFMAETAKILNPERIVLVPDMAAGCSLADGCPADRFRAWKAKYPGSIVISYINCSAAVKAESDIICTSSNAKKIVESIPKDQQILFAPDKNLGRYLIKETGRDMVLWQGSCIVHETFSQRRLIELKTQHPEAKIIAHPECQEQLLDMADFVGSTAALLRYVENDNAMQFIVVTESGILHQMKKRAPTKELIAAPPDGNCACNECPFMRLNTPEKVYLALRDLEPRLEMPEELRLAAKKPIDRMLELS, from the coding sequence ATGCCCAGCGCAGCCACTCCGGAGTCCCTCGCCCACCTGGATCTCGACGCGGAGATCGCTCGCTTGAAGAAGGAGCGGAACGCCGTCTTGCTCGCGCACTACTACCAGGACAGCGAGATCCAAGACTTTGCAGATTTCATCGGGGACTCGCTCCAGCTGGCTCAAGCCGCCCGCGACACCGAGGCCGACGTGATCCTGTTCGCCGGTGTGCATTTCATGGCGGAAACAGCCAAGATCCTCAACCCCGAGCGCATTGTGCTGGTGCCCGACATGGCCGCCGGCTGCTCCTTGGCTGACGGCTGCCCGGCGGACCGCTTCCGCGCCTGGAAGGCGAAGTACCCCGGCTCCATCGTGATCAGCTACATCAACTGCTCAGCCGCAGTGAAGGCCGAGAGCGACATCATCTGCACCAGCAGCAACGCAAAGAAGATCGTGGAGTCGATCCCCAAGGATCAACAGATCCTGTTCGCGCCTGACAAGAACCTCGGCCGCTACCTGATCAAGGAGACGGGTCGCGACATGGTGCTCTGGCAGGGCAGCTGCATCGTTCACGAGACCTTCAGCCAGCGCCGCTTGATCGAGCTGAAGACGCAGCACCCGGAAGCGAAGATCATCGCCCACCCGGAGTGCCAGGAGCAGCTGCTCGACATGGCCGACTTCGTTGGCTCCACCGCCGCGCTCTTGCGCTACGTGGAGAACGACAACGCGATGCAGTTCATCGTCGTCACCGAGAGCGGCATCCTGCACCAGATGAAGAAGCGCGCTCCGACCAAGGAGCTGATCGCCGCACCACCCGACGGCAACTGCGCCTGCAACGAGTGCCCCTTCATGCGCCTCAACACCCCAGAGAAGGTGTACCTCGCGCTGCGCGACCTCGAGCCGCGCCTGGAGATGCCCGAAGAGCTACGGCTCGCCGCGAAGAAGCCCATCGACCGCATGTTGGAACTTAGCTGA
- a CDS encoding sulfatase-like hydrolase/transferase — translation MAEMVTDEAVPTQARAKRLARWRKPLAWLLLALPMLLSVMIDWGRRSERLAELDSTYRWMYVGAAFESLIVWGLLLYAASRRRGKGRNVAAVLFVVMTTFAFGGQSYFYSQYNAYMNEDVSMFASNFMDSVVNQLFADIGNYLKAKLPVMVLAILLVWVARRVVRPKRRPARIAGVVAPLLLIGAFFIPVQHRHLQAATPDTLYLNAVGGLLRTQLGMTDQSHQMRPRVRNSLPVAPLKSQAETPRNVVFILLESVRWDATCNAFEPGCEKTGHTNTLVPERYHFDKMRSMASCTAISLAVTWSGLQPVEDRETLHTWPLIFDYAKAAGWNTAFYTSQNMMFGNARLWVKNLGVDQFVSATELEPTADLDMGAHEGLLADYVNANIGKLKEPYLAVIQLSNVHYPYLVDPNLPQPFQPATTSKAPDDNPYFYNQYLNSVHQQDMHLSRIVKQIKDSDAGKRTVIVYTSDHAEAFREHNQMGHTFSIFDEETHVPMWIDAPQGTLNDDQRKALKSKQDEYLFHVDIAPTILDIMGLWDEPGVEKYKSKLVGHSLLRPELTTQALPMTNCAGVWSCAFENWGYMRRNMKLEARAWDSGWHCYDLDQDPKEKTNLGVEACGDLKDRAMQTFGRLPGKTPDSD, via the coding sequence GGCGTGGCTTCTCTTGGCGCTGCCCATGTTGCTCTCGGTGATGATCGACTGGGGGCGGCGCTCGGAGCGACTGGCCGAGCTGGATTCGACGTATCGCTGGATGTACGTCGGCGCCGCGTTCGAGAGCCTGATCGTGTGGGGGCTGCTGCTGTACGCGGCTTCGCGCAGGCGCGGCAAGGGTCGCAACGTGGCTGCGGTGTTGTTCGTGGTGATGACGACCTTCGCCTTCGGCGGGCAGTCGTACTTCTATTCGCAATACAACGCCTACATGAACGAGGACGTGTCGATGTTCGCGTCCAACTTCATGGATAGCGTCGTCAACCAGCTGTTCGCGGACATCGGCAACTACCTCAAGGCGAAGCTCCCGGTGATGGTGCTCGCCATCTTGCTGGTGTGGGTCGCACGGCGTGTGGTGAGACCCAAGCGGCGCCCGGCGCGCATCGCCGGAGTGGTCGCGCCGCTCTTGTTGATTGGCGCATTTTTCATTCCGGTTCAGCACCGGCACCTGCAAGCTGCGACGCCAGATACGCTGTATCTGAACGCGGTTGGTGGTCTGCTGCGCACCCAGCTGGGGATGACGGATCAGTCTCACCAGATGCGACCCCGGGTACGCAACTCGCTGCCGGTCGCGCCGCTGAAAAGCCAGGCGGAAACTCCGCGCAACGTGGTGTTCATCCTGCTGGAGAGCGTGCGCTGGGACGCGACCTGCAACGCTTTCGAACCGGGTTGCGAAAAGACGGGGCACACCAACACTCTGGTGCCGGAGCGCTACCACTTCGACAAGATGCGCTCGATGGCCTCCTGCACGGCTATCAGCCTGGCGGTGACCTGGAGTGGCCTGCAGCCGGTAGAGGACCGGGAGACGCTCCACACCTGGCCGCTGATCTTCGACTACGCCAAGGCAGCCGGCTGGAACACCGCGTTCTACACCAGCCAGAACATGATGTTCGGCAACGCGCGGCTGTGGGTGAAGAACCTTGGCGTCGATCAGTTCGTGAGCGCGACGGAGCTCGAGCCCACGGCAGATCTCGACATGGGAGCCCACGAGGGGCTGCTCGCGGACTACGTGAACGCCAACATCGGCAAGCTGAAAGAGCCGTACTTGGCTGTGATTCAGCTCTCCAACGTCCACTACCCGTACCTAGTGGATCCCAACCTGCCGCAGCCCTTTCAGCCGGCGACGACCAGCAAGGCGCCTGACGACAACCCGTACTTTTACAATCAGTACCTGAACTCCGTGCACCAGCAGGACATGCACCTGTCGCGCATCGTCAAGCAGATCAAAGACAGCGACGCGGGCAAGCGCACGGTGATCGTCTACACCAGCGACCACGCAGAGGCCTTCCGCGAGCACAACCAGATGGGCCACACCTTCAGCATCTTCGATGAAGAGACCCACGTGCCCATGTGGATCGACGCGCCCCAGGGCACGCTGAACGACGATCAGCGCAAGGCCCTCAAGTCGAAGCAAGACGAATACCTTTTCCACGTAGATATTGCGCCGACCATCCTCGACATCATGGGCTTGTGGGACGAGCCCGGCGTGGAGAAGTACAAGAGCAAGCTGGTCGGACACAGCCTGCTGCGCCCGGAGCTCACCACCCAGGCGCTGCCGATGACGAACTGCGCTGGCGTCTGGAGCTGCGCCTTCGAGAACTGGGGTTACATGAGACGAAACATGAAGCTCGAGGCCCGCGCCTGGGACTCCGGCTGGCACTGTTACGATCTCGACCAGGACCCGAAGGAGAAGACGAACCTCGGCGTGGAAGCCTGCGGAGATCTAAAGGATCGCGCGATGCAGACCTTCGGCCGCCTCCCGGGCAAAACGCCCGACAGCGACTGA